Below is a genomic region from Deltaproteobacteria bacterium.
ATCTTTCGTCGCTCCTTGGTCTCCACCGGCCCAAGCCCGTCGATCGGTTCTCCGAGGGCGTTCAGGACGCGCCCGACAAGCGACTTCCCGACCGGGACATCGGCAATACGACCGGTACGACGGACGGTATCCCCTTCACGGATCGCAACATCATGTCCCATGATCGCGACACCGACGTTGTCTTCTTCGAGATTCAGAACGATTCCGCGAATCCCTTCCTTGAAATCAACAAGCTCCCCTGCCATTGCATTTTCAAGTCCGTAGACCCGCGCGATCCCGTCTCCAATAGAAAGAACAGTCCCCACTTCGGCGACTTCAAGTTTTTTTCCATAATCCTTGATCTGCTTCTTGATAATATTACTGATCTCTTCCGCCTTAATTTCCATATTTTTGACTCCTTATTAGGGACTTGGAGAGCCCTGTATCATCCTCTCCTGAATTTTTTCCAGTTCTCTTTTGACAGAGCCATCATAGATAGTATGCCCGATTTTTAAAACCACACCTCCGATTAAATCGCGATCCTCCTTGGATTTAGCGATCACCTTTTTCCCCATCCGATCACTCAGCGCCTTTTCAATCGAAGACAAGAGCGATTTCGAGGGTTCCACTGCTGAAAGAACCCCAACGCGAACAATCCCTAATCGCTCATCCCTCATTTTCGAAAATTCCCGGGCGATCTCCGGCAAGGAACCGATCCTCCCCTTCTCCACAAGCAGAAACAAAAAGTTTCGGAGCAAAACGGGCGGAGAGATTTTCCCCAAAATCTCCTCCATCGCCTTCAATCTTTCGCCAAGCGGGAAGGAGCGATCCGAAAGTGTCTCCAATACCCCCTTCGCTTCGGCCATCGCAACCGCCATTTTTTCGATCACCTCGCCACAAGACTCGATCTCTCCTGCTTCTTCGGTGACAGAGAGAAAGGCTCGGGCATATCGTCTGGCCAAGGAACCTGAAATCATGTTCGAACCTCCAGCTCTTTAACAAATTTTTCCGACAGTCTCTTCTGATCCTCATCCTGGATCTGGTCACGAATCTGGCGTTCAGCCATCTGAACTGAAAGATCGACAAGTTCCCGTTTTAATTGTTCCTTGGTCTTTTGTAATTCCTGCTGGACGATCCTCTTAGAGTCCCGTTTTAACCTTTCCGCATAATCCTTCGAGTCGGAGAGAATTTTTCCCTTCTCCTTTTCCCCTTCCTCTTTCAGTGCGCGAATAAGCGCCTGGATCTCATCATCAAGCCCTTTGATCCGACTCTCCATTTCGAGCACTTTTTTGCCGGCTTCCTGACGGAGCCGCCGCGCCTCTTCTATATTGAAGGAGATCTGATGGGCTCGAGTCCGCCAAAACTCGGCGACAGGCTTTCTCAGGACCGCAAAGAGCAAGGAGACAAAGATGAAAAAATTAAGAAGCTTCCAATGCATCCCGCTGGCAAGAAATTCTCCCATCCCTTAGACCCCTTTCTCTAAAACCTTACTTGCAATTTCACGCCCCAACTCCTGGGCATGCTGTTTGAGTTGCAAAGAAATACTTCGTGCCTGCCGATCGAGATCGGTACGTGCCTTTTCCATCTCCTTTTCGATCTCTTGTCGAACAGAATGGATCACCTCTCGACTTGCTGTTTCTGCCTCCTGAAGCAGGCGCTCCTTTTCAAGGGCCCCAGTCCTTCTCCCCTCTTCCAGCCTCTTGTCACACTGGGCCACAAGCGTTTCAATTCGTTGATTCAGTTGCTCGACCCTTTCCCTCTCGCCAGACGTTCGATCCTTTCTCTGCTGAATCAAATGGAGAACGGGACGAAAAACACCAAAGTGCAGCGCAAACAGCGCTGTCATAAAAAGTAGCCACTGAAAAATCACCGTCTGATTAGGAAACAGATCCATAAAAAACAAAAAATGCCCGAAGGAACATCCTCTCCCCCAGGCATTCTCCCTTTTAAAAAAAAACTTATTTAGTTTGCAACCTGCTTTTCAGGTTCAATCTTGTGAAGAGTGGCTCCCTTGCCCATTGAACAACTCCCCTCAAAAACAACCCCTTCATCGATCACGAGGGTCTGGGCGCGGATATCACACTTGACCACGGCCGGGGCATGCATCTCAATCCTGTCGATCGCCTGGATGCTCCCACTCACCTCACCATGAATCATGATGCTCCCCACATCTATTTTGGCATCCAAGATCGCCCCCTCACCGACAACGAGGGTCCCTTCAGAGAAGATTTCCCCGTTAAATTTCCCGTTGATCCGAACGGTCCCATCGAAGGTCAGCTTCCCTTCGAATTCACACCCTTTCTCAAGAAGACCGCTAATCGGCCCCCGACCAGAAGCCTCCCCCACTGAGCTCTTTTCTCCAAACATATTGCCTCCTTTTTTCATGAAACACTCCTGACAATGATTTTATGGATACGGTCTAAATCGCCTTCTGAATAATAATCAATAAGAATCTTGCCGTAAAATTTACCTTTTTTACGCCTTGCCGGAACAATTTGGATCTGAGTGCCCAAGATACGCCTCATCTCATCAAGGATTCCTGAAAGAGAGGCTGGAAGTGGAACAATCCGCCCCTTCCCCCTTCCAAGATAATTCCTCTGGTTTGTTATCCTTCTCTCCAGTTCGCGAACAGACCACCCCTCTCCGATGACCTTGTCCAGGAAGTAAAGTTGTTTCTCAATCTCAGGAACCGCCAAAAGCGCCCTCGCATGCCCCATCGTTACCTGACCTGCCTTGAGGGCCTCTTTTATCTTGATCGGCAGTTTCAGGAGGCGGAGGAGATTGGCGACCGTCGACCGATCACGGCCGATCCGATCAGCGACCCCCTCCTGCGTATAACCAAACTGCTCCATCAAGAGACTATAGGTCGCCGCCTCTTCAACAGGATCGAGATCTTCACGATGAATGTTCTCGATCAGGGCGAGCTCCAGCTTTTCAGCCCCATCGGCTTGTCGGATCACCACCGGGACCTCCTGAAGTCCCGCAATCTTCGCAGCCCGCAATCTCCTTTCCCCAGAGATCAACTCGTATCCGTTACCTCGCTCCGAAACAATCAAGGGGACCAGAATCCCTTTGGATTGAATTGAGGCGGCAAGTTCTTGAATCGTCTCATCACGAAAGGTCTTGCGAGGTTGAGAGGGATTCGGACGGATCCTCTCGAGGGAGACCATACGAATGACTGTCCCCTCCCCCTTTTCCTGAGGGGAAATCTCTACCTCAGGCTTTGACGAAATGAGGGCTGCAAGCCCCCGACCAAGCGCCTTTCTTTCCATTTTTCTTCACCCCCTTCTTCCTTTTCCTTTGTTTTAATTCTCTCTAAAAATTCGCGAGCAACTTCCTGATAACTTTGAGATCCGGATGAGTACGGATCGTAAAGAATAATCGGCTTCCCATGGCTTGGTGCCTCCGAGAGACGGACGGATCGAGGGATAACCGTCTTGAAAACCTTTTCAACAAAATGATTTCGAAGATCCGATTCAACCTCCTTCGCGAGATTATTTCTGCGATCATACATCGTCAGCAAGATGCCGGAGATATCAAGGGCCGGATTTAATTTTTCCCTCACGGCGTCGATCGTTTGGAGGAGATCGGTTAATCCCTCAAGGGCGTAGTACTCACACTGGACAGGAACGATGATAGAGGTAGCAGCCGCCAGAATGTTGATTGTCAAAAGCCCGAGAGAGGGCGGGGCGTCGATAAAGACAAAGTCATAGTCCCCCTGAAACGCCTGAAGCGCCTTCTTCAGACGGAACTCTTTTTCAGACATTCCATAGAGATTCGCCTCTGCGGCGACGAGATCCGAGGTTGAGGGGATCAAGTCGAGATTGGGAAGCGCTGTTTTGACAGGGTTCGGCGGAAAATTATCAATAACAAGATTATAACTATTTGAAATAACTGAGTTTTTTTGAAATCCGAGGCCGGTTGTGGTGTTGGACTGGGGGTCGAGATCAATCAGGAGGGCGTGTCTTCCTTGATCGGCAACCGAAGCAGCTAAATTAATAGCTGTGGTTGTTTTACCAACCCCCCCTTTTTGGTTACAAAAGCCTATAATTTCAATCATTTATTTAATTTTTTGATTTAATAACAAAATTATGCCACTTTTATATGATAAAGCAATAAAAATAATGCCCATTAAAAAAACTTTTCGAAGACAACTTGAGCTGGTAGGAGTAACGATAATCTTATTATGAAGGCGATAGGTCTATTTCTTTTTATTGTCCTCGCTGGCCTTTATGGTTGCAGCGGTGATGAATCCTTAGAGGACCCAGAGGCATCACAGATTGTCAGTGGGACAAAGTTGATCGAGGAAGATATCGATCAAGATGGAATCTCCGATGTCGATGATAATTGCCCTTCTGTCTCAAACCCGGACCAGGCTGATCAGGACAGTGATTTGACTGGCGATGCCTGCGACCAGTAAGTAATTTCCCCCTAATTGGTTTTTTTAATAATAATTAAAACCCGTCTCTTTTTTGAATAAGGAAGAAGATATCGGTATTCCTCAATTCGGAGCCCCTTTAACTCCAATTCTAGCAGCTCCTTCTCAACCTCAGGTCCCTTATACGAGATTATCTGCCCATTTTGGCTGAGGGATGGGCCTGATAGTTTTATGAGGCTATGAATATCCATTGTTCCACGTGAAACAATCGAATCAAATCGCCCCAAAATCGATCCCTCCTCGAGTCTCATGTTTTTGATGACTACATTTTTAAGATTGAGCTGGCGAACCACTTCTCTTAAAAAGTCTGACTTTTTCTTGATCGACTCACAGAGAACTATCTGCACTTCAGGTCGTGCAATAGCCAAGGGGATCCCTGGAAATCCAGCGCCACTCCCAATGTCGAGGAGGCTCTTTGATTTTTCTAAATAAGGAATTGCTGCTAGGGAATCGATGAAATGTTCTTCAACAACCCTCATTGGATCTGTGATGGTGGTGAGATTGATCTTGGAGTTCCATTTAACAAGGAGCTGCAGATAGATCCAAAATGGTTCAAATGGGTAGGATAAGGACCGGAGCCCATTTTCAAAATAAGACCGAAGCTCTTTTTTTAAATCGTTCGTGAAGATCAATTATTTATTAATGAAAATTGAGAGAATCTGAATCGCTGCTGGAGTGACTCCGTAGATCCTCCTTGCCTGACCGAGAGATCTTGGCTTCACACGAGACAGTTTCTCAACCACCTCTCGAGAAAGACCAGGGATTCCTTCGAATGCAAAATTGTCAGGGATCCTCACCGTCTCCAGTTTTTCGAATCGATTCATCTCCAGCTTTTCTCTGCTGAGATATCCATCATATTTAACTTGAATCTCGGCCTCTTCTAAAGACTCTTTTGAAAATGGACCGCCATTAAATCCATATAAGTCAATGATATTACTAATATTTATCTCTGGCCTCTTCAGGATATCCAAAAGTCTTTCGCCTGAATAACGCCTCTCGAGCAAGACCAGGATATCGGCAATTTCCCGAACCTTTTTTTGAAAACGTTCGTAGTCTCGATTGCTGACCAAACCTAAGGATCGACCGGTTTCCCGAAGTCTCAAGTCGGCATTGTCCTCCCGAAGGTGGAGTCGGTATTCGGCGCGAGAGGTGAACATACGATACGGTTCCTCGCGATCCTCGACGATGACCCCTTTGGTCACTAGATCATCGATCAAGAGACCGATGTAGGCATCGGTTCGACTTAAAATGAGCGGTCCCTTCCCTTGAAGTTTCAAGACAGCATTGACCCCTGCGATGAACCCCTGAGCCGCCGCCTCTTCATATCCGGTTGTCCCATTGATCTGACCCGCGTGATAAAGCCCTTCGATCCTCTTGGTTTCCAAGGTAGGGGAGAGTTCTGTCGGTGAGACATAGTCATACTCAATCGCATAACCTGGCTTACGAATCTCAACCTTTTCGAGTCCCTCAATAGACCGGAGCATCTCATGTTGAACCTCAAGTGGGAGAGAGGTGGAGAGACCGTTTGGGTACCACTCGAGTGTTTTCAATCCCTCCGGCTCCAAAAAAATCTGGTGCCTCGATTTTCCCGAGAACTTGACAATCTTGTCCTCGATCGAGGGACAATATCGTGGTCCTGTTGCTTGGATAGCCCCTCCATAAATAGCTGATTTTGATAAGTTTTTTTTGATAATTCCGTGGGTTGTTTCGTTCGTGTAGGTTAGGTAACAAGGGATCTGATTAAGCTCGGGCTTAATCCCGGAAAAAGAGAAGAGGGGAGGGGGATCATCTCCGTCTTGTCTCTCCAATTTCGAAAAATGAATCGTCCTTCCATCAAGACGTGGACAGGTCCCTGTCTTTAAGCGACGGACGGGAAATCCAAGATTTTTTAATTCTTCGCTGAGCCGCATCGAGGCAAAGTCACCGGCCCGACCTGCCGAATAATTTTTGAAACCGATATGAACGAGCCCCTTCAGAAAGGTCCCTGAACAGAGGATGACTGCCTTTGCGTGAAATACCTCACCGATATTTGTTTCGATCCCCTCGATCTTTTCATCGATGACCAAGATTCGATCGACCATCGCCTGCTTGATATCAAGGTAAGACTGATTTTCCAAAATCCCCCTCATCTTGATCTTGTACTCAAGCATATCCGACTGACAGCGGGTTCCCCGCACGGCGGGGCCTTTGCTCGCATTGAGCCGACGAAACTGGATGCCGGTCGCATCGGCCACCTTTCCCATCTCTCCACCGAGGGCGTCGATCTCACGGACAAGATGCCCCTTTCCGATCCCACCAATCGCGGGATTGCAACTCATCTGGGCGATGTTTTCGATGTTCGAGGTGAGGAGCAGCGTCTGGCACCCCATTCGTGAGGCCGCCAGCGCCGCCTCACAACCGGCATGTCCGCCGCCGATCACGATGATGTCGTAATACTTATGGGAAGACATAAGGCTTAGTTCTTACAATGAAGGGAATGGCGGGTTCAATAGCCTTTAATTATAAATCATCAGATCATCCCAAAAGATCATCCCAAAATAGTGCGTCCGAGGCAAAGACTGACAAATTGAGCAGAAAATGAGCTGACCAACTCCTAAGAACGGCAGTCCGTAAACTCCGCGGGCCTGAAAGAGAATTGGCCAGAAAGAGTCTGCCAAAAAGAAATCCAACTAACCCCTTTTGTGTCAATGAAACAACTGACTCCCAAGGGTTCGTAAGATGAAAGGCAGAGAAAAGGAGCGCCTGAACAATATTCAAGACCGGTGGCGCCCAGCTTCTCTTGATCAACCTTGTTCCCACCCCCAAAATTCCAAAACGAAAAGGTACCTCCTCTAGTAAAAAATTTATAAGGGCGATTCCAGCAACAAGCCCCACCCATGCTCCCACCATGCTTTCCCCATTAAAAGTATCTTTCAGGTCTTTATTTATTTCAGCAGCCTCGGATGCGGAATAAACAGAAACCTCATGGTCCCACCCTGCTTCATGAAGTGCTATAGCCGCTGGCAGGGTTAAATTCCCAAGCAAGACAGTCCTTAGAACCGTCGGCTCCTTGAGCCATTGTCCTGCGCGGGAGACCGCTCTTATAAATGAGGAGGGTGTAAAAGGAGGAACATTCAGGGCAGGCAAGGTCCCTGATAGAACAGGGGTATGACGACTCACAACTTGGGCAACTCTTCTAAGGGCTGGACCTAACATACAATAGGTTATCGGTTATTTTCTCAATGAGTTGTCTAGATTAAGCTGGTTGACAAACACTCCTATCGTTGAGTAAAATTGCTCAATATTATGAGTAAATTGTATAAACGTAGTATTATCAATATTTTAATAGCTCGCCTTGAAGAGCCACTCCGATTTATCCAGGTCCTTTCCGGCCCCCGGCAGGTGGGAAAAACAACGCTGGCAGAGCAGGCGCAAAAAGAACTTTCGATCCCATCTCATTACGCCTCGGCTGATCAGACCACCCTCCAGGGCCCCACTTGGATTGAAGAACAATGGGAAATGGGCCGCCTTAAAGTCAAGGCCTCGAAAGAGGCTGTTCTGTTTCTTGATGAGGTTCATAAAATTGATAACTGGTCCGAGGTGGTTAAACGTCTCTGGGACGAAGACCGCCACCAAAACATTTCTTTAAAAGTTGTCTTGCTCGGCTCTTCCCCTCTTTTGCTCCAGACAGGGCTGACTGAAAGCCTGGCCGGGCGTTTTGAAATTATTCCGGTCAAACATTGGTCTTATGTTGAAATGAAAGAGGCGTACGATTGGAGCTTGGAACAATATGTTTTTTTTGGGGGGTACCCTGGCGCCGCTGAACTCATTCATGACGAGGACCGATGGTCACATTATATTCTGAATTCCCTCATCGAGACAACCATCTCCAGAGACATTCTTCTCCTGAAACGAGTCGACAAACCGGCTTTGTTGCGACGCCTTTTTCAATTGGGATGCGACTATTCCTCGCAAATTCTCTCCTACCAAAAAATGTTGGGGCAGCTTCAAGAGGAAGGAAACACGACCACGCTGGCCCATTATTTAGATCTCATGGGAGGATGTGGTCTTGTGAGCGGACTTCCCAAGTTCAGTGGTTCCCGGCAACGTCAACGGGGATCGAGTCCTAAACTACAGGTCTGGAACAACGCCTTGATCTCAGCTCAATCACCACTTTTATTTGAAGAGGCCCAAAGGGATAAAGAGCGGTGGGGCAGGCTTGTCGAATCGGCCGTGGGGGGACATCTCCTGAATGAAGTTCGAGGAACAAAAACAGAACTTTTTTATTGGCGTGAAAAAAATCGGGAGGTCGATTTTGTTTTAAAGAAAGGGGCCAAAATCACGGCGATCGAAATCAAAAGCGGGCGCAAGAGAGAAAGTTTCCCCGGTATGGAAATGTTCTCAACATTGTTTCACCCTCAAAAGAAGATTGCCATCGGGACGGGGGGAATTCCCCTTGAGGATTTCTTCAGAAAACCGATCCGTGATTGGATTGAATGACGCTGCCTCGTTCAGAAAAACGGAGGCGGAGAAGAAGAGAAGGGCGAAGGCACCGAGTTTGAAAAAGCCGGAGCCCCAACTATTGAGACCCTCCAAAGGCCCTCGTAGGTGATCTGCGGCACGGACAGCGAGGTCGGCAATAATGCGAGGTCTGCGATGGATATGGCGAACATCCAAACCCTGTGGGGCCCGAGGGACTGAATAAACTCCATCGAATTCGACATGCTCAGCCCCCTCCCGTATCCGAGTCAGGACCTTCTGTGCCTTCTCAGTCACCTCAGCTCCCACTTTTTCCTCTCTGACAAGATTGGCCCCCCGTTTTCCCTCTGGAGTCACCATTGTCTCGGTACGAACACCCTCTATCTCCGTAGAACGAAGAATAAACCCGGAATTTGAGGGAGAAGCCCCTTCAGCAGCGGTGGGAAAGAAGGCAGCCCAACCCTGCTGATCATTAACCCGATGATCCATTCGTGTGTATTTAAAAAGGTAGATCCAGGGACCATCCTGAACCTGGACACAACGGGAATATCCATCGCTTACAGGTCGCTTCACACTCAGGATAGAAACGCCCCTATGTTCAAACGCAATAACATTGAGATTGGTTCGATGATCAACGTAACGAGCGGAATACTCATCGGCTGTCAAACCATTTCCATCGATTGATCGGTAGCCGAGTCTCTCCAGGGTTGCCAAGATCAGCGAGAGTCGAGGACTTAGGATCCCCACTCAGGCCTCAACTTTCTTAGAGGTGATCTGAGAACCAAGATAAATAGAAGTGGAGACAAAGAGGGCGATCATGCCAACCTTAAAAAAACTGGCGTCCCAATCCCGAAGCTCGATCCAGGGGCCTCGTAGAAAGTTGGCGGCCCGAATGGCCAATTCCGTCATCAGATGGGTAATCCCCTGAGTTGATCTCGCTGCCAGATTTCCGGGGGCACGAGGCACAGAATGTTCGAGGATCTCGGCGCTGGTCGGATGGATTTGCGCTGGTGGAAAAACCTTTCTTGTCTTGTTAACAACAGTACCCCTCAGCTCTCTTTGTGTGACAACAATGACTTCCGCCCTCCGGAATGAAAGATGATTTCGCGTGGTCGGATCGTCGGGATCAACAGGATGTAGGTAAACATCGGTTTGTTTCGGTAGGGTACCGCATTCTTGAGTTCTTTGAAAGGATGCAGAAGCGGTATGGGTTTCCCTCTCGGTCGCAAGATCAGCCCCCTGACGAACATATTTATAAACATCAACGGCATCGTCTCGAAGAGAAACATTAACAAGATTCATTCGGGCAGTCCCGCCTACCCATCGTGCCACTCGTAAAGAGGTTGTCTCTTTCTCGCGTTCGGCGAGGATGGTCAGTCCGTTCCCCGAGTCGTAATAAAGCGCTTTGTCGACTTTATCGTCTTGTTCCCGAGTTATTTTTGTCCAATCAATGGAATCAATGGGCCCAATACCCAGCTGCTGATAGGTATGAACGACAAGTGAGAGAAGGAGATCAACAGACCCCATTTGCTGCCTCCTGAAAAGCCTATCGAAGCGGAACTGTATGAGGTTGCCAGAAAAAAGCTACTTCCCGATACAAAATTTTGAAAAAATTTCCCCAAGAACCGCTTCCGACGTAATCTCTCCGGTGATTTCCGACAAGTGATTCGTCGCGATCCGAAGGTCTGAAACCAGGAATTCGTATGAAAGCCTCTTTTGGGCCGACTCATAAACCGCATGCAGCGCCTCAACCCCTTTTTCCAATGCCATCTTGTGACGCAGGCTTGTGAGTACGAGATCTGAACTCCTGTCTCCTTTTAGAAAATGGGCCCGGATCGACGACTTGAGCTCCTCGAGACCGATGCCCCCTTTTGCCGAAACGGGGAATAAATGATTCGATCGACTCCGATCGAGCAGATAGGTCGCCGGAAAAGCGGCTGGCAGATCAATCTTGTTATAGACACAAAAAAAGTTTCTTTCCTTTAGTGAGGCGAGAACCTCTTCATCTTCATCGTTCCAAGGGCGATTTGAATCAAAAACAGCGAGGATGAGGTCAGCCGCCTGGATCCGATCGATCGTTCGACGAATTCCTAAGGCCTCGATAGGTTCAGGATCGTGACGAATCCCAGCGGTATCCAGAAAGCGAACCGGCAACCCTTCCAGATCAATTGTCTCTTCAACAACATCTCGAGTGGTCCCAGGAGTTTCGTGGACAATCGCCCTTTCCTGCCGAACTAGCGAGTTTAGAAGAGACGATTTGCCGGCATTGGGACGTCCGACAATCGCCACACGAGCCCCGTCTCGATAGATCCGGCCCTCCTGATAGGTCTTGAGTAATGAGACGATCTCGTTTTCGACAGATGAAATCCGATCGCTGATCTCGTTGTATCGTAGTCCTTGGACATCCTCATCCTCTGGGAAATCGATCATCGCCTCCATCTGAGCCCTCAAGACTGTCAGGTTATTCTTAAGTTTTGAGATAAAGAGTGATAGCGACCCCGCAAGCTGCCTTTCCGCGAGCCTTGCCGCTTCACGGTTTGTTGCACTGATCAGATCCGCGACAGCCTCTGCCTGAGCAAGATCCACCTTTCCATTCTTGAAGGCGCGGAGGGTAAATTCACCCGGCTCGGCCAACCTCGCCCCAGAGGCCAAGAGATTCTCAAGGATCAATTCTAAAATTGCCCAGCTTCCATGGGCATGAATCTCGAGGGTATCCTCCCCGGTGTATGACGAGGGGTCCTTCATCCAGACGGCTAATACCTGATCGATCGTCTCACCATTGGAAATCGATCGGATCTCTCCAAGATAGAACCTCCTTGGCTCAAATTGATCAGGCCCTATTCCAAACCATGTTTTTTTCAAAATGGAGAGGGAATCAGGACCGGAAAGTCTGACGATCCCAATAGCACCGCTCCCTGAGGCTGTTGATATCGCCGCTATGGTTTCATTTTTCATATAGATATCAAATAGTTAACCATAAGATCACACAGGGGAATCACAATGTTACCCACACCCCTTTAAACATTGAGTCCCCCCCTTGACAAGTGGTGGGAAATGACTATATTCCCGCCGCCTTTGGCAAGAGGCAAAATTTAACGACTCAAAACTAATTTTATTTTTAAAAGGAGGTTCAGAAGACCATGGCTAATCAACAGAAGAAAACAACAAAGATCCGTCCGCTTCAGGACAGAATTCTTGTGAAGAGACTGAATGAAGAGGAAAAGACTGCAGGGGGGATCATTATCCCCGACACGGCGAAGGAAAAACCCCAAGAGGGGAAGGTCGTCGCGATTGGTAAAGGGAAGATCCTTGACGATGGAAAGGTTGTCCCTCTTGAGGTCAAGGTCGGTGAAAAGATCCTCTTCAGCAAATTTTCAGGGACCGAAGTGAAAATTGAAGGCGAAGAGCACCTCATTTTACGTGAAGAAGATGTTTTAGGGATTGTTGAATAACTTTTAAAAAAGTCCAAGGAGGATTTATGCCAGCAAAAGATATCATCTATGAGCAGAAGGCCCGTGAGTCGATCCTGAAAGGGGTCAACGCCCTTGCCAACGCGGTCAAGGTTACCTTGGGTCCCAAGGGACGCAATGTCATCCTTGAGAAGTCATTCGGTTCACCTACCATTACAAAAGATGGTGTGACCGTCGCGAAGGAGATCGAGCTCCAGGATAAATTTGAAAACATGGGTGCCCAGATGGTCAAAGAGGTCGCCTCTAAAACCTCTGACGTCGCAGGTGATGGGACCACCACCGCAACTGTCTTGGCCCAGGTGATTTACCGAGAGGGTGCCAAGATGGTGACTGCCGGACACAATCCAATGGCACTCAAGCGTGGTATTGAAAAGGCGGTTTCCACTGCTGTTGACGAATTAAAGAAGATTTCCAAACCAACGAAGGATCAAAAAGAGATTGCCCAAGTGGGTACGATCTCTGCCAACAACGATGAGACGATTGGGAAGATTATTGCCGAGGCGATGGATAAGGTCGGCAAAGAGGGTGTGATTACCGTCGAAGAGGCGAAGTCGATGGACACCACCCTGGAGGTTGTTGAGGGTATGCAGTTTGATCGTGGATACCTCTCGCCTTATTTCGTTACGGATGCCGAGAGGATGGAGGCGGTTCTTGAGGATCCTTATATTCTTATCAATGAGAAAAAGATCAGCTCCATGAAAGAGCTGCTTCCTCTCTTAGAGAATATTGCCCGCTCTGGAAGACCCCTATTGATTATTGCCGAGGATGTCGAAGGCGAGGCGCTTGCAACTCTCGTCGTCAACAAGT
It encodes:
- a CDS encoding ATP-binding protein, translated to MSKLYKRSIINILIARLEEPLRFIQVLSGPRQVGKTTLAEQAQKELSIPSHYASADQTTLQGPTWIEEQWEMGRLKVKASKEAVLFLDEVHKIDNWSEVVKRLWDEDRHQNISLKVVLLGSSPLLLQTGLTESLAGRFEIIPVKHWSYVEMKEAYDWSLEQYVFFGGYPGAAELIHDEDRWSHYILNSLIETTISRDILLLKRVDKPALLRRLFQLGCDYSSQILSYQKMLGQLQEEGNTTTLAHYLDLMGGCGLVSGLPKFSGSRQRQRGSSPKLQVWNNALISAQSPLLFEEAQRDKERWGRLVESAVGGHLLNEVRGTKTELFYWREKNREVDFVLKKGAKITAIEIKSGRKRESFPGMEMFSTLFHPQKKIAIGTGGIPLEDFFRKPIRDWIE
- the mnmE gene encoding tRNA uridine-5-carboxymethylaminomethyl(34) synthesis GTPase MnmE; amino-acid sequence: MKNETIAAISTASGSGAIGIVRLSGPDSLSILKKTWFGIGPDQFEPRRFYLGEIRSISNGETIDQVLAVWMKDPSSYTGEDTLEIHAHGSWAILELILENLLASGARLAEPGEFTLRAFKNGKVDLAQAEAVADLISATNREAARLAERQLAGSLSLFISKLKNNLTVLRAQMEAMIDFPEDEDVQGLRYNEISDRISSVENEIVSLLKTYQEGRIYRDGARVAIVGRPNAGKSSLLNSLVRQERAIVHETPGTTRDVVEETIDLEGLPVRFLDTAGIRHDPEPIEALGIRRTIDRIQAADLILAVFDSNRPWNDEDEEVLASLKERNFFCVYNKIDLPAAFPATYLLDRSRSNHLFPVSAKGGIGLEELKSSIRAHFLKGDRSSDLVLTSLRHKMALEKGVEALHAVYESAQKRLSYEFLVSDLRIATNHLSEITGEITSEAVLGEIFSKFCIGK
- the groES gene encoding co-chaperone GroES; amino-acid sequence: MANQQKKTTKIRPLQDRILVKRLNEEEKTAGGIIIPDTAKEKPQEGKVVAIGKGKILDDGKVVPLEVKVGEKILFSKFSGTEVKIEGEEHLILREEDVLGIVE